A stretch of the Streptococcus himalayensis genome encodes the following:
- a CDS encoding DEAD/DEAH box helicase family protein, translating to MVYHNEMTRVQLPALLHLTRLGYLYLAEHDPLLQSRDATTNILLPVFKEAFLKLNPEATEDDFCHEVQDIRLELGQDDLGRDFFNRLQGRGKNSVYRLIDWENFRNNTLQVSLEVSCEHEGASFRPDIMIFVNGLPLSYIEVKKPNAIRDGMTGIRSEFERMERRFENQKFRKFHNITQLISFSDNMPYHTDGGYQMQGSYYASTSKSKTKFNSFKEERWSELVDDVSPLSEKILDQVLYDTNKTVLKHSPAFQTNCAETTPLNHFLTSLYHPERLKFLLRYGIVYVEEEDKDGQPLIQKHIMRYPQLFATKAIVEMLKRGEKKGVIWHTQGSGKTALAFFNVAHLKHYFSEQGKVPRFYFIVDRLDLADQAEKEFRKRGLSVRRIATKAELSGTFSEDIAVVNIQKVNEDTDLTDQSGYDLNVQNIYFIDEAHRSYNVTGSYLPNLYNADEGAIKIALTGTPLISYQEENNQKKLSQQTTREIFGDYIHKYYYHQSIEDGYTLRLMREDIAFSHQEQLNALDEALKNEVEKGSIKEKDFKAHSRYASAMLDYILHDFEEFRIRFADQTMGAMVVAHSSEQARELYRQLLERQESGESQLSGALILHDVEDKEKMKQEREAFKAGKIDILFVYSMLLTGFDAPRLKKLYLGRKIRAHNLLQTLTRVNRPYKDYRLGYVVDFADISQEFDLTNQAYIDELNREYADALDEENVFGSIFMSADEIAQHLTEAESILQAYPTENLELFDREISTIQDRKQLQELRKALENLKENYNLARLFGHEELEKRVDRSSVASLLSMVTNRLATMNLLEQGGQTTSTELLNLAMSQTQFTFFKRGEEELQLATKSMLEAQGQAARELEGNWDQTDPEWISLYEEFKRILQKVNQEMGEFTADLAYAHQKAFKDIEQQIKSLNQKNDELAKAFHHDKKYARAYRQVTETKDIETHRPVFEMMKASKKELDRRVMNNQGILAGKTYFETEATQISRQSMKELNLKVTPKVVMNFSKLITDEYIGEYEY from the coding sequence ATGGTTTATCACAATGAAATGACGCGTGTTCAATTACCAGCCTTACTACATTTGACCCGTTTGGGGTATCTTTATTTGGCAGAGCATGATCCTTTGCTTCAGTCAAGAGATGCTACTACCAATATTCTACTACCAGTATTTAAAGAAGCATTTTTGAAACTGAATCCAGAAGCGACAGAGGATGATTTTTGTCATGAAGTCCAAGACATTCGATTGGAACTGGGGCAGGATGACCTAGGAAGAGACTTTTTTAACCGTCTACAAGGGAGAGGGAAGAACTCGGTGTATCGGTTGATAGACTGGGAAAATTTTAGAAACAATACCTTGCAGGTATCTCTGGAGGTATCTTGTGAGCATGAGGGAGCTAGTTTTCGACCGGATATCATGATTTTTGTCAATGGTCTACCTCTATCGTACATTGAGGTTAAAAAGCCAAATGCAATTCGAGATGGCATGACAGGTATTCGGTCAGAGTTTGAGCGTATGGAACGACGATTTGAAAATCAGAAGTTTCGAAAATTTCATAATATCACCCAGCTCATCTCCTTTTCTGATAATATGCCCTACCATACAGATGGTGGTTATCAAATGCAGGGGTCTTATTATGCTTCTACCAGTAAATCAAAGACCAAGTTCAATTCTTTCAAGGAAGAAAGATGGAGTGAATTGGTGGATGATGTCTCTCCCTTGTCCGAGAAAATCCTTGACCAAGTCCTATATGATACCAACAAAACAGTTTTAAAGCATTCACCAGCATTTCAGACGAATTGTGCAGAAACTACCCCGCTCAATCATTTCTTAACATCGCTGTATCATCCAGAACGATTGAAATTTTTACTAAGATATGGAATCGTCTATGTAGAAGAAGAGGACAAGGATGGTCAACCGCTCATTCAAAAGCATATTATGCGTTATCCACAGCTATTTGCGACAAAAGCGATTGTAGAAATGCTCAAGCGTGGTGAGAAAAAGGGGGTCATTTGGCATACGCAGGGTTCGGGGAAAACGGCTCTTGCCTTTTTTAACGTTGCTCATCTCAAACATTATTTTTCAGAGCAAGGCAAGGTTCCGCGATTTTATTTTATTGTCGATCGCCTCGATTTGGCTGATCAAGCGGAAAAAGAATTTCGAAAGCGAGGGTTGAGTGTTCGACGGATTGCGACAAAGGCTGAATTAAGTGGAACATTTTCAGAAGATATTGCGGTTGTGAATATTCAAAAAGTCAATGAAGATACAGATTTGACCGATCAGTCAGGCTATGATTTGAATGTGCAAAATATTTACTTTATCGATGAAGCCCATCGTTCCTACAATGTAACGGGGTCTTATCTTCCCAATCTTTACAATGCTGACGAGGGAGCCATCAAGATAGCTCTTACAGGGACCCCCTTGATTTCTTACCAAGAAGAGAATAATCAAAAGAAATTATCGCAACAGACGACACGCGAAATTTTTGGAGATTACATCCATAAATATTATTACCATCAATCGATTGAGGATGGCTATACTCTTCGTTTGATGAGAGAAGATATCGCTTTTTCTCATCAAGAACAATTAAATGCTTTGGATGAAGCCTTAAAGAACGAGGTGGAAAAAGGGAGTATCAAGGAAAAAGATTTCAAAGCTCATTCGCGTTATGCTTCTGCTATGTTGGACTATATTCTTCATGATTTTGAAGAGTTTCGCATTCGATTTGCAGATCAAACGATGGGCGCGATGGTGGTCGCTCATTCTTCTGAACAGGCTAGGGAATTGTACCGTCAGCTATTAGAGCGTCAAGAAAGTGGAGAAAGTCAATTAAGTGGTGCTCTTATTCTTCATGATGTGGAAGACAAGGAGAAGATGAAGCAAGAACGAGAAGCTTTTAAGGCTGGTAAAATTGATATTTTATTTGTCTACAGCATGTTATTGACAGGATTTGATGCTCCACGGTTGAAAAAATTATACCTAGGGCGTAAAATTCGTGCCCATAATCTCTTACAAACGCTGACGCGTGTCAACCGTCCTTATAAGGATTATCGTTTGGGCTATGTGGTTGACTTTGCAGATATTTCCCAAGAATTTGACCTGACCAACCAAGCCTATATTGATGAGTTGAACCGTGAATATGCGGATGCTTTGGATGAAGAAAATGTCTTCGGTTCGATTTTTATGTCCGCAGATGAAATTGCTCAGCATTTAACAGAAGCAGAAAGCATTTTACAGGCTTATCCGACAGAGAATTTAGAGTTATTTGATCGAGAAATTTCTACTATTCAAGATAGGAAACAACTTCAAGAGCTCAGAAAGGCCTTAGAAAATCTCAAGGAGAACTACAATCTAGCACGCTTGTTTGGTCATGAGGAATTGGAAAAGCGAGTGGATCGCTCAAGTGTAGCGAGCTTGCTATCGATGGTGACCAATCGTTTGGCAACGATGAATCTGCTGGAGCAAGGAGGACAGACAACGAGTACTGAATTACTCAATCTTGCTATGAGTCAGACTCAGTTTACCTTTTTTAAGCGAGGAGAAGAAGAATTACAACTAGCAACCAAATCCATGCTAGAAGCACAAGGTCAGGCTGCACGTGAGCTAGAGGGGAATTGGGATCAGACAGATCCAGAATGGATTTCCTTATATGAGGAATTTAAGCGTATTCTGCAAAAAGTCAATCAAGAGATGGGCGAATTTACAGCTGACCTTGCTTATGCACATCAAAAAGCCTTTAAAGACATTGAGCAACAAATCAAGTCTTTAAATCAAAAAAATGATGAATTAGCGAAAGCCTTTCATCACGATAAAAAGTATGCTAGAGCCTATCGTCAGGTGACAGAAACCAAGGATATTGAAACACATCGTCCGGTTTTTGAAATGATGAAGGCTTCAAAAAAGGAACTGGATCGGCGCGTGATGAACAATCAAGGAATTTTAGCTGGAAAAACTTATTTCGAGACAGAAGCGACGCAGATTTCTCGACAAAGTATGAAAGAATTAAACTTAAAAGTAACCCCAAAAGTGGTGATGAATTTCTCAAAACTCATCACAGATGAATATATAGGAGAATATGAATACTAA
- a CDS encoding helix-turn-helix domain-containing protein, with protein sequence MSNLTRRDIGRLIRHYRLEKGFTQQELAERAELSLPYINFLENNKRSVSLETLFTILNVLEVSPSNFFRPFSYSYDENLSELILRLQNSPEQDKYIALFLDILSLGK encoded by the coding sequence ATGAGTAATCTAACACGACGAGATATTGGTAGGCTCATTCGTCACTATCGTTTGGAAAAAGGATTTACCCAGCAAGAGTTAGCTGAACGTGCAGAACTGAGTCTTCCCTACATCAACTTTTTAGAGAATAATAAAAGAAGCGTCTCCTTAGAAACACTATTTACTATTTTAAATGTCTTAGAAGTCTCTCCTAGCAACTTTTTTCGCCCATTTTCCTACAGTTACGACGAAAACCTATCCGAGCTTATCTTACGCCTGCAAAATTCTCCTGAGCAAGATAAATACATCGCTTTATTTCTAGATATCCTATCCCTTGGCAAGTAA
- a CDS encoding ABC transporter permease: MAKKTYHKDLRQAITSSLGRFLSIFSLMMIGSMTLVGLKTTPLNMQQSAQAYLNQYRTMDLAVIASYGFSQEDMEELSDVKGSEVEYGHLADVTVGKTDKAFRLFSKPKNISQFQLMKGKLPEKSGEIALLSPLQGDYQLGDTISFSQKKDQKLLRSETFRVTGFVHSSEIWDTHHLGMSSVGAGDLTGYGVILAEDFEHETPTIARLRRKDLQGEAYDSEKSEKNIKEAKNTLTKLLECKGERRLAAIKQAAQKELDQGKKALETAKIDLKKGEQELQEQETQLRAIGVTLDSPQAKPLTAAKEKFEARRKEASHKLAAEEKRLSKAQAEIDSLKQPTYQVYTRSSLAGGNGYMIFNNAKTSIRAVGNLFPLVLYLVAALVTFTTMTRFVDEERSHAGIFKALGYSNRQIIAKFVVYGLTASFTGTVVGVFLGNFYLSPVIDRIVTERTVLGPSAVHFYPSYLLLSLGFSLLSAVFPAYLVARRDVVEEPARLLQAKPPVAGSNIWLEKWAWLWSRLSFHQKVTARNIFRYKQRMLMTIIGVAGSVALLFAGLGIRSSISEVADLQFGKLLTYDVIAVAKSSDEQIENWPSDIRATLPIRYETTQQEITGVKEEQTLSWVVTRDVEKLADFVTLRASNQKPLTLSDDGVIISTRLAQLYQVDVGDWLPLTYQGKPLKLKIAGITELYTGHFLYMTADYFEALTGETYQSNAYFVTLANQTEAAIQQVSSELLKLDKVAAVVQNTSLVSQLRTIVSSLTAVMMILIILSILLGLVILYNLTTINVAERIRELSTIKVLGFYHQEVTLYIYRETIVLSILGMLVGLLGGRVLHQVLLSMISSNTTLFPTTVSWEVYVLPLLVISSILLMLGLLVNRRLKRLDMLEALKSVD; this comes from the coding sequence ATGGCAAAAAAGACATACCATAAAGATTTACGCCAAGCCATTACCTCTTCCCTAGGGAGATTTCTCTCTATTTTTAGTTTGATGATGATTGGCTCTATGACACTGGTTGGATTAAAGACTACACCCCTAAATATGCAGCAGTCTGCCCAAGCCTATCTGAATCAATATCGAACCATGGATTTGGCTGTGATAGCCAGCTACGGCTTTAGTCAAGAGGATATGGAGGAATTATCCGATGTGAAAGGCTCAGAGGTGGAGTACGGTCACTTGGCGGATGTCACGGTGGGGAAGACCGACAAAGCCTTTCGTCTCTTTTCAAAGCCTAAAAATATCTCTCAATTTCAGTTGATGAAGGGAAAATTGCCAGAAAAATCAGGTGAGATTGCCTTGCTCAGTCCTTTACAAGGAGATTATCAGCTGGGAGATACGATTTCATTTTCACAAAAAAAGGATCAAAAGCTACTGAGGTCAGAGACTTTTCGAGTGACTGGCTTCGTCCATTCTTCAGAAATCTGGGATACTCATCATCTGGGAATGTCTAGTGTCGGTGCAGGGGATTTGACAGGCTATGGGGTAATCCTTGCAGAGGATTTTGAACATGAGACGCCGACCATTGCACGATTGAGGAGAAAGGATTTACAAGGGGAAGCCTATGATAGTGAGAAATCTGAGAAAAACATAAAAGAAGCCAAAAATACGCTCACCAAACTTTTAGAATGTAAGGGAGAAAGGCGGCTAGCTGCGATAAAACAAGCTGCCCAAAAAGAGCTGGATCAAGGCAAAAAAGCCTTAGAAACTGCTAAAATTGACTTAAAAAAAGGCGAACAAGAGCTGCAAGAACAAGAAACCCAGCTCAGAGCGATTGGTGTGACGCTCGATAGTCCCCAAGCTAAGCCCTTAACAGCAGCGAAGGAAAAATTTGAAGCAAGGCGAAAAGAAGCAAGTCACAAATTAGCAGCCGAAGAAAAGCGCTTATCAAAAGCCCAAGCAGAGATTGATAGCCTAAAACAACCAACCTATCAAGTCTATACTCGCTCTAGTCTGGCAGGTGGAAATGGCTATATGATTTTTAACAATGCTAAAACGAGCATTAGAGCGGTGGGAAATCTTTTTCCACTGGTTCTCTATCTGGTGGCGGCCTTGGTGACTTTTACAACGATGACGCGTTTTGTAGACGAAGAACGTTCCCATGCTGGGATTTTCAAGGCCTTGGGCTATAGCAATCGACAAATCATTGCAAAATTTGTGGTCTATGGTCTCACTGCTAGTTTCACCGGCACGGTGGTTGGAGTGTTTTTGGGAAATTTCTACCTCTCTCCGGTAATCGATCGGATTGTCACCGAGCGAACGGTCTTAGGTCCTTCGGCAGTTCATTTCTACCCTAGCTATTTATTGCTGTCCTTGGGCTTTTCGCTCTTGTCGGCGGTTTTTCCAGCTTATCTGGTAGCACGACGAGATGTGGTTGAAGAGCCAGCTCGCTTGCTTCAGGCCAAGCCTCCAGTTGCAGGCTCAAACATTTGGTTAGAAAAATGGGCTTGGTTGTGGAGCCGATTGTCCTTTCATCAAAAGGTCACGGCGCGTAATATATTCCGTTATAAGCAGCGAATGCTGATGACGATTATCGGTGTTGCAGGTTCTGTTGCTCTTTTATTCGCTGGTCTAGGCATTCGGAGTTCTATCTCAGAAGTGGCGGACTTGCAGTTTGGTAAGCTCTTGACCTATGATGTGATTGCTGTGGCAAAATCCTCTGATGAGCAAATAGAGAACTGGCCTTCAGACATTCGGGCTACTCTGCCGATTCGCTATGAAACTACTCAGCAAGAGATTACGGGTGTAAAAGAAGAGCAGACTTTATCATGGGTAGTTACAAGGGATGTAGAAAAGTTGGCAGATTTTGTAACCTTGAGAGCCAGCAATCAAAAGCCCTTGACATTAAGCGATGATGGCGTGATTATCTCGACCAGACTGGCACAACTCTATCAAGTAGACGTTGGCGACTGGCTCCCTCTCACCTACCAAGGGAAACCTCTCAAGCTAAAAATAGCAGGAATTACGGAACTATACACAGGCCATTTTTTGTATATGACAGCTGATTATTTTGAAGCATTGACAGGAGAAACCTATCAATCAAATGCTTATTTTGTGACGCTAGCCAATCAAACAGAAGCAGCCATCCAGCAAGTCAGCAGTGAGCTTTTGAAGCTTGATAAGGTAGCGGCAGTTGTGCAAAATACAAGTCTGGTCAGTCAGCTGCGTACCATCGTAAGCTCTCTAACGGCTGTCATGATGATTCTCATCATCTTGTCCATTTTACTCGGCTTGGTGATTTTGTATAATTTGACAACCATCAATGTAGCAGAACGCATTCGTGAGCTATCTACAATAAAAGTACTGGGCTTTTACCATCAGGAAGTCACGCTCTACATCTATCGAGAGACTATCGTGTTATCGATACTTGGGATGCTTGTAGGTTTGCTGGGCGGGCGTGTGTTGCACCAAGTGCTTCTTTCCATGATCAGCTCAAATACGACCTTGTTTCCAACGACTGTTTCTTGGGAAGTGTATGTCTTGCCTTTATTGGTAATCAGTAGTATTTTGTTGATGTTGGGATTACTGGTAAACCGACGCTTGAAACGCTTAGATATGTTAGAAGCTTTAAAATCAGTGGATTAG
- a CDS encoding ABC transporter ATP-binding protein, which translates to MAYIEVRGLGKHYQMGEMTISANKEVSFDIEKGELVVVLGSSGAGKSTLLNILGGMDYCDEGEVWIDGVNIASLTDRERTAYRRADVGFVFQFYNLVANLTAKENVELATELVSNGMDVLEILKKVGLSHRMNNFPAQLSGGEQQRVAIARAVAKRPKMLLCDEPTGALDYQTGKQVLQILQDMSRKEGATVIIVTHNAALAAIADRIIRMRDATVQSVELQEHPADILTLEY; encoded by the coding sequence ATGGCCTATATAGAAGTGAGGGGACTTGGTAAGCATTACCAAATGGGAGAAATGACAATTTCTGCCAACAAGGAGGTATCGTTTGATATTGAAAAAGGAGAGTTGGTCGTGGTCTTAGGCTCGTCAGGTGCCGGGAAATCAACCTTGCTCAATATTCTTGGGGGAATGGATTATTGCGATGAGGGAGAAGTGTGGATTGATGGGGTGAATATTGCCTCTTTGACGGACCGCGAGCGAACGGCCTATCGCCGAGCAGACGTTGGTTTTGTATTTCAGTTTTATAATCTGGTGGCTAATCTCACAGCCAAGGAAAATGTGGAGTTAGCTACAGAGCTGGTTTCTAATGGCATGGATGTTTTAGAAATATTAAAGAAGGTTGGTTTAAGCCATCGGATGAATAATTTTCCTGCCCAATTATCGGGCGGTGAGCAGCAACGGGTGGCTATTGCGCGTGCAGTGGCTAAACGTCCTAAAATGCTTCTTTGTGATGAACCAACTGGGGCTTTGGACTATCAGACTGGCAAGCAAGTTCTCCAGATTCTCCAAGATATGTCACGAAAAGAAGGAGCGACGGTTATCATTGTGACGCACAATGCGGCGCTAGCTGCCATTGCAGATCGGATTATTCGGATGAGAGACGCGACGGTTCAGTCGGTCGAATTACAGGAACATCCAGCGGATATTTTGACCTTGGAATATTAG
- a CDS encoding cation:proton antiporter, with the protein MSLLFYALIFLLVLIVSNATNKLFPRFPLPLIQILLGILIGFCTPQGKFHLDTEVFLALVIGPLLFREAEESDITSILKHWKIVLFLIFPVIFVSTLSLGFLAHRLWLVLPLAACLAVGAALGPTDLVAFTSLSERFSFPKRVENILKGEGLLNDASGLVAFQVALAAWTTGNFSLGKASVSLLLSILGGFAIGALSAFLNRQLQQSLLNVRASDIAGELLLELSLPLLTFFLAEEIHVSGIIAVVVAGIFKASRFKKITLLEAQVDTVTDTVWQTIAFMLNGSVFVILGMELQMIAAPILRSPIYDNLFLVVTIVLLTAVLFAIRFVMIYAFYLTRGARLKKRMGNYVKDILILTFSGVKGTVSIATILLIPTSLEQDYPLLLFLVAGVTMLSFLLGLVVLPRLSEDKEESSDYLMHIAILNDVVLELEEELKSTKLKGPLYAAIDNYQGRIENLIVEQEDRTVRKDLASLQLLILSIENDGLEQAYEEGNMSNRAYHLYQRYLRTMEQRINRTLVSRFTYFLIVFWRVFRFALHEIVTFGSGFRSLMQKEQGYVNKEEAEAIAELYLANTEVIIESLEHLKGIYKNSLISFLQDSRIRKTAIIGSGAFIERVITRLKPTNIEEMLRGYYLERKLIFEYEEQKLISPSYAKRLRQNVNNLENYSLKEVINTLPYDVLNYTRNH; encoded by the coding sequence ATGAGTCTACTTTTTTATGCGTTAATCTTTCTGCTCGTTTTGATTGTGTCAAATGCGACCAATAAATTGTTTCCGCGATTTCCCTTGCCTCTTATCCAAATTTTATTAGGAATTCTCATTGGTTTTTGTACACCACAGGGAAAATTTCATCTGGATACGGAAGTTTTTCTGGCCTTGGTTATTGGCCCCCTTCTTTTTCGCGAAGCAGAAGAAAGTGATATTACAAGCATTTTGAAGCACTGGAAAATTGTGCTGTTTTTGATTTTTCCAGTGATTTTTGTTTCAACCTTGAGTTTAGGGTTTTTAGCCCATCGTTTGTGGCTGGTCCTCCCTCTTGCTGCTTGTTTGGCAGTTGGGGCAGCTTTGGGGCCGACAGATTTAGTAGCTTTTACTTCCCTATCGGAGCGATTTTCATTTCCCAAGCGGGTGGAAAATATCCTCAAAGGAGAGGGGCTTTTAAATGATGCAAGTGGCTTGGTTGCTTTTCAAGTGGCTCTAGCCGCATGGACAACAGGCAATTTTTCCCTAGGAAAAGCTAGTGTATCATTGCTATTATCCATCCTTGGTGGTTTTGCCATTGGGGCCTTATCTGCCTTTTTAAATCGTCAGCTGCAACAATCGCTTCTCAATGTTCGTGCCTCGGATATTGCTGGAGAACTGCTTCTTGAGCTTAGCTTGCCCTTACTGACCTTCTTTCTGGCAGAAGAAATTCATGTTTCAGGGATTATTGCCGTGGTCGTTGCTGGGATTTTCAAAGCTAGCCGTTTTAAGAAAATTACGCTTTTAGAAGCACAAGTGGATACGGTAACGGATACAGTTTGGCAGACCATTGCATTTATGCTTAATGGTTCGGTCTTTGTCATTTTAGGCATGGAATTGCAGATGATTGCTGCACCTATCTTACGCAGTCCGATTTATGACAACCTTTTTTTGGTCGTGACGATTGTCCTTTTAACAGCTGTTTTATTCGCCATTCGTTTTGTTATGATTTATGCTTTCTACCTCACTCGAGGGGCACGGCTCAAGAAGAGAATGGGAAATTATGTGAAGGATATTTTGATTTTGACTTTTTCAGGGGTCAAGGGAACGGTGTCTATTGCGACTATTCTTTTGATACCTACAAGTCTTGAACAGGATTATCCGCTCCTGCTCTTTTTAGTGGCGGGGGTGACCATGTTGAGTTTCTTGCTTGGTTTAGTGGTCTTGCCTCGTTTATCAGAAGACAAGGAAGAATCTTCGGATTATCTGATGCACATTGCGATTTTAAATGATGTAGTGTTAGAACTGGAAGAGGAGCTGAAAAGCACCAAACTCAAAGGTCCTTTATATGCAGCGATTGACAATTACCAAGGGAGAATTGAAAATCTGATTGTCGAGCAAGAGGATCGAACGGTTCGCAAGGATTTAGCGAGCCTCCAGCTTCTCATTCTTAGTATCGAAAATGATGGGTTAGAACAGGCCTATGAGGAAGGGAATATGAGCAACCGTGCCTACCATCTCTATCAGCGGTATCTAAGAACGATGGAGCAACGGATCAATCGGACCTTGGTGTCTCGTTTTACCTATTTCTTGATTGTCTTTTGGCGTGTCTTTCGCTTTGCTTTGCATGAAATCGTAACCTTTGGCTCTGGTTTTCGTTCCCTTATGCAAAAAGAGCAAGGCTATGTGAATAAAGAAGAAGCCGAAGCTATTGCAGAATTGTATCTGGCAAACACGGAAGTCATTATTGAGAGTTTGGAGCATTTAAAGGGAATTTATAAGAATTCCTTGATTAGTTTTTTGCAGGATTCTCGGATTCGGAAGACAGCTATTATCGGAAGCGGTGCCTTTATCGAACGGGTTATCACGCGCTTGAAGCCCACCAATATTGAGGAAATGCTGCGGGGCTATTATTTGGAGCGAAAATTGATTTTTGAATATGAAGAACAAAAGTTAATCTCCCCAAGTTATGCCAAACGCTTGCGGCAAAATGTCAATAATTTGGAAAATTACTCTTTAAAAGAAGTCATCAACACCCTGCCTTACGATGTGCTAAATTATACCAGAAATCACTAA
- a CDS encoding tRNA (mnm(5)s(2)U34)-methyltransferase, which yields MLRPLEMAHQFLAEVITKEDIVVDATMGNGHDTLFLAERAKKVFAFDIQEQAIEQTRTRLEMAGLTNAELILAGHEQLDIYVEEVKAGIFNLGYLPSADKSIITQPNTTILALEKLCQRLVLGGRIAMMVYYGHEGGVCERDAVLDFVSQLPQREFTVTIYQTLNQINHPPFLLMLEKLKEYNHG from the coding sequence ATGTTAAGACCATTAGAAATGGCCCATCAGTTTTTAGCAGAAGTCATCACCAAGGAAGATATCGTGGTGGATGCGACCATGGGCAATGGACATGACACTCTTTTTTTAGCTGAGAGAGCCAAAAAAGTATTTGCATTTGATATTCAGGAACAAGCGATTGAGCAGACTCGTACGCGTCTAGAAATGGCTGGTCTGACCAATGCTGAGCTGATTTTAGCAGGTCATGAACAACTGGATATCTATGTAGAAGAGGTGAAAGCAGGGATTTTTAATCTGGGTTATCTGCCAAGTGCAGACAAATCGATTATTACACAACCCAATACGACTATTCTCGCACTTGAAAAATTATGTCAACGCTTGGTATTAGGTGGGCGAATTGCGATGATGGTCTATTACGGACATGAGGGAGGTGTTTGTGAGCGAGATGCAGTGCTTGATTTTGTGTCTCAGCTACCACAACGAGAATTTACCGTGACGATTTATCAAACCCTCAACCAAATCAATCACCCACCTTTCTTACTCATGCTTGAAAAATTAAAGGAATACAATCATGGATAA